The following coding sequences are from one Megamonas funiformis window:
- a CDS encoding ATP-binding protein — translation MVGINEKQLINAGIHERYADVSFNTLKIDGDIRENAKLVYNYSKNMSEYIKNGIGLILAGGYGTLKTTLAVCILKEYINKGGYGLFIPMSSLMDNLYSMKAKNIDEWTMFEDRLRNTNLLVIDDLGGEDVNAPWVLQKVHSIITERYNRKKTIIITTNLNKQELENTYSGRLIDRLKSTNYYIAFNSPSQRKVMNINDLKE, via the coding sequence GTGGTTGGGATTAATGAAAAGCAATTAATTAATGCAGGAATACATGAACGATATGCAGATGTATCTTTTAATACATTGAAAATAGATGGAGATATTAGAGAAAATGCGAAATTAGTTTATAACTACTCAAAAAATATGAGTGAGTATATAAAAAATGGTATAGGTCTTATATTAGCTGGTGGATATGGTACTTTAAAAACTACATTAGCAGTATGTATTTTAAAAGAATATATAAATAAAGGTGGATATGGGTTATTTATCCCTATGAGTTCATTAATGGACAATTTATATTCGATGAAAGCGAAGAACATTGATGAATGGACAATGTTTGAGGATAGATTAAGAAATACTAATTTATTAGTAATTGATGATTTAGGTGGAGAAGATGTTAATGCACCATGGGTATTACAAAAAGTACACAGTATAATAACTGAAAGGTACAATCGAAAAAAAACAATAATAATTACAACAAATTTGAATAAACAAGAATTAGAAAATACTTATTCTGGTAGGCTTATTGACCGTTTAAAATCTACAAATTACTACATTGCATTTAATTCACCGAGTCAAAGAAAAGTAATGAATATAAATGATTTAAAGGAGTAA
- a CDS encoding MBL fold metallo-hydrolase: MFISCYASGSAGNLYKIESNKTTLLIECGLPMKDIRHCLGTTIDDVEAVLLTHEHKDHSKAIHEFLRLGIDIYTSKGTAIACGVEKSPYVHFIESEKVFIVGDITIMPFKTNHDACEPVGFVLRDNKDILMFATDTYNLEFNVNKISQLMVECNHSYEILDEKLKNGQIDKSRYNRLVKSHFSLENLKTWLSKNDLTCLKEIYLLHLSKQNSDADEFKQEIEAMTGIPVYIADENVIKTGNYIMPTSTWECVPKPSTRSNFFYKIFREE; encoded by the coding sequence ATGTTTATTTCTTGTTATGCCAGTGGAAGTGCTGGAAATCTGTATAAGATAGAGAGTAATAAGACCACACTTTTAATAGAGTGTGGTCTACCAATGAAAGATATAAGACATTGTCTAGGGACAACTATTGATGATGTAGAGGCTGTTTTATTGACACATGAACATAAAGACCATAGCAAAGCAATACACGAGTTTTTAAGGTTGGGTATCGATATTTATACCAGCAAAGGAACAGCGATTGCCTGTGGGGTGGAGAAAAGCCCCTACGTGCATTTTATCGAAAGCGAAAAGGTATTTATTGTTGGTGATATAACTATAATGCCATTTAAAACTAACCATGACGCATGCGAGCCGGTAGGATTTGTTTTAAGAGATAATAAAGATATTTTAATGTTTGCTACTGATACTTATAATCTTGAATTTAATGTCAATAAGATTTCGCAATTAATGGTTGAATGTAATCATAGTTACGAAATCTTAGATGAAAAGCTTAAAAATGGGCAGATAGATAAGAGCAGATATAACAGGTTAGTAAAAAGCCATTTTTCTTTGGAAAATTTAAAAACATGGCTTAGTAAAAATGATTTGACTTGCTTAAAAGAAATCTATTTATTGCATTTATCTAAACAAAATTCAGACGCAGATGAATTTAAACAAGAAATAGAAGCTATGACAGGTATTCCTGTATATATAGCAGATGAAAATGTAATAAAAACTGGTAATTATATTATGCCAACTAGCACATGGGAATGTGTTCCTAAACCTTCAACTCGTAGTAATTTTTTTTACAAAATTTTTAGAGAGGAATAA
- a CDS encoding DnaD domain protein, translated as MGRVNDDSYIQIQGWMMTRLDLKPLELIVFAIIHNFTINNQKYTGSYSYLIESLKISKPTAIKVLSDLVKKNYILEKKGNFTTPNKYTTNIKYIKKLTTPSKETLPPVVKEIDYPSKETLPPVVKEIDYPSKETLPNNTINNTKYNTTNNIAAAKEKLQRFLDDDFKEIVDLFSNNIHPINGEVEGNKLADYFDSYGKNWVLEAIKEAALCHGRSVNYIGKILMRWEKEGFKNDTSNEKKAATMVRQGKTVGRKRVYSTNKTETTEEARRKFANEKSGWD; from the coding sequence ATGGGGCGAGTAAATGATGATAGCTATATACAAATACAAGGCTGGATGATGACACGTCTTGATTTAAAACCATTAGAATTAATAGTATTTGCTATAATACACAATTTTACAATAAATAATCAAAAATATACTGGTAGTTATAGTTACCTAATTGAAAGCCTCAAAATTTCTAAACCAACAGCAATAAAAGTTTTAAGTGATTTGGTTAAGAAAAACTATATTCTTGAAAAGAAAGGCAATTTTACGACACCTAATAAATATACTACTAATATTAAATATATAAAGAAATTGACTACACCTAGTAAAGAAACTTTACCACCAGTAGTAAAAGAAATTGACTACCCTAGTAAAGAAACTTTACCACCAGTAGTAAAAGAAATTGACTACCCTAGTAAAGAAACTTTACCCAATAATACTATTAATAATACTAAATATAATACTACTAATAATATAGCTGCTGCTAAAGAAAAACTTCAAAGATTTTTAGATGATGATTTTAAGGAGATAGTTGACTTATTCTCGAACAATATTCATCCAATTAACGGTGAAGTTGAAGGCAATAAACTAGCTGATTATTTTGACAGTTATGGTAAAAACTGGGTTCTTGAAGCAATAAAAGAAGCTGCGTTATGTCATGGACGGTCGGTTAATTATATTGGAAAAATACTAATGCGGTGGGAGAAAGAAGGCTTTAAAAATGATACTAGCAACGAAAAAAAAGCAGCCACAATGGTTCGACAAGGAAAAACAGTTGGACGTAAAAGAGTATATTCAACGAATAAAACAGAAACAACCGAAGAGGCAAGAAGAAAATTCGCCAACGAAAAAAGTGGTTGGGATTAA
- a CDS encoding ATP-binding protein has product MKLIKLELNNFKAIKDFTFEPNGEDKSIFGKNGVGKTTLVDAYFWVLVGKSSTDKKIDDDIKLKDNTGNPQLDNGIEHKVAATLELDNGIQVTLSKIYQEKWTKNHGKPVAEFDGHTTTYLIDDVARSQKDYNAYIEQHIGSIEVLKMLSSATYFCNMPWKKQRELLLEVCGDITDEDVINSDERLKDLPSMLEGKNVNDFITLITQRKTKLNSQLNKIPTRIDENQKMLDDANEEINEEVIEIELKDFRKKKNTLENKLTTIKGGYAVAHLERQIAQIDTKIEQIKQQYDATNNADVLELQKQKSAKEIELQKEKQQLDNKKNESEILNNKMTSISQQIEDCRNAWKVEKKKVFSGDNICPTCGQALPQEKINEAIEKFNKTKADNLKACTEAGTNLAHKKQELEHKLQDNENTIATLVENINNLNKNIQELDVQIIDKQKNITETGYSEDEEYRNLYREKVNLKKELISVQDNCANSLKQYQSELEQLDLDIDVRAEKLAKIKQLSAFKNRIKDLKAEQKRLGEEFNNLEFKLNLAQIFTKNKVNMLTDKINSKFKITRFKLFSQQVNGLIDDTCEAMTQQGSTYGKSMSNGEKIIIGLDICNTLAQHYKLDVPMWIDNAECVSEILKTNNSQMFNLIVAHHDFLRIKEPILKRF; this is encoded by the coding sequence GTGAAGTTAATAAAATTAGAGTTAAATAATTTTAAAGCAATTAAGGATTTTACATTTGAGCCAAATGGTGAAGATAAAAGCATTTTTGGTAAAAATGGTGTAGGTAAAACTACATTAGTAGACGCTTATTTTTGGGTGCTAGTTGGTAAATCTAGCACCGATAAAAAGATTGATGACGATATTAAATTAAAAGATAATACAGGCAATCCACAATTAGATAATGGTATAGAACACAAAGTAGCTGCTACTTTAGAACTAGATAATGGTATACAAGTAACCTTATCTAAAATATATCAAGAAAAGTGGACTAAAAATCATGGTAAACCTGTAGCCGAATTTGATGGACATACCACAACTTATTTAATTGATGATGTAGCAAGAAGTCAAAAGGATTATAACGCTTATATTGAGCAACATATCGGCTCTATTGAAGTTTTAAAAATGTTATCTAGTGCCACTTATTTTTGTAATATGCCATGGAAAAAGCAACGTGAATTATTGCTTGAAGTTTGTGGGGATATTACAGACGAAGATGTAATTAATTCTGATGAGCGATTAAAAGATTTACCTTCTATGTTAGAAGGTAAAAATGTCAATGATTTTATAACATTAATTACCCAGCGTAAAACTAAATTAAATAGTCAACTAAATAAAATTCCAACACGAATTGATGAGAATCAAAAAATGCTGGACGACGCCAATGAAGAGATTAACGAAGAAGTTATTGAAATAGAACTGAAGGATTTCCGCAAAAAGAAAAATACTCTTGAAAATAAATTAACTACAATCAAAGGTGGGTACGCAGTAGCTCACCTTGAAAGACAAATTGCTCAAATTGATACCAAAATAGAGCAGATAAAACAGCAATATGACGCAACTAACAATGCTGATGTATTAGAATTACAAAAACAAAAATCTGCTAAAGAAATAGAATTACAGAAAGAAAAACAACAACTCGACAATAAAAAAAATGAGAGTGAAATACTTAATAATAAAATGACAAGTATTTCACAACAAATAGAAGATTGTCGAAACGCTTGGAAAGTGGAAAAAAAGAAGGTATTTAGTGGGGATAATATTTGTCCTACTTGTGGGCAAGCATTACCGCAAGAAAAAATTAACGAAGCAATAGAAAAATTTAATAAAACTAAAGCTGATAATTTAAAAGCTTGTACAGAAGCAGGTACGAACTTAGCTCATAAGAAACAAGAATTAGAACATAAATTACAGGATAATGAAAATACAATAGCTACACTAGTAGAAAACATCAACAATCTAAATAAAAATATCCAGGAATTAGATGTGCAAATTATAGACAAACAAAAGAATATTACTGAGACAGGATATTCCGAAGATGAGGAATATCGAAATCTATATAGAGAAAAAGTAAATCTAAAGAAAGAACTTATCTCAGTTCAAGATAATTGTGCTAATTCTTTAAAACAATATCAATCGGAGCTTGAACAGCTTGATTTAGATATTGATGTAAGAGCAGAGAAATTAGCTAAAATAAAACAATTATCTGCTTTTAAAAATCGCATTAAAGATTTAAAAGCAGAACAAAAACGATTGGGCGAAGAATTTAATAACTTAGAATTTAAATTAAACCTCGCCCAAATATTCACTAAAAATAAAGTAAATATGCTCACAGATAAAATTAATAGCAAGTTTAAAATAACTAGATTTAAGTTGTTTAGTCAACAAGTAAACGGTCTTATAGACGATACTTGTGAAGCCATGACTCAACAAGGTTCGACATATGGTAAGAGTATGTCGAATGGTGAAAAAATCATAATTGGATTGGATATTTGTAATACTTTAGCACAGCATTATAAATTAGATGTCCCAATGTGGATAGATAATGCGGAGTGTGTAAGTGAGATATTAAAAACTAATAATAGCCAAATGTTTAATCTTATTGTTGCTCATCATGATTTTTTGAGAATTAAAGAACCAATACTAAAAAGATTTTAA